The proteins below are encoded in one region of Ereboglobus luteus:
- a CDS encoding phosphoglucomutase codes for MNIFFGTDGWRGRLGAVMNEESVTVVAQAFADYINSQGSQAPVAIGYDTRLASSLFARRFAETLSGNGINVLLADKITPTPVLSHAVKHYHCAAGVMITASHNPPEYNGIKFKSTHGGPFSTEETKKVESLLYASPRKHSDERVKQADFLPAYIARLGELIDFDAIRGAALPVLVDSMGGAGTTLLETILRPLGCEVRTIDGTPSENFHGRLAEPIEKNLAPLMEALANGAYALGVATDGDADRVGACLDNGGWLSAQKTILLLVDYLKRVRKVPGGIIKTSSVSDKIRVCFASPGTPIHEVQVGFKYISDVMLQEQIAFGGEESGGFGYGMHLPERDGIFSALMLIEMLSKSGFRRLSDYAADATARLGEIYYDRIDVHYDKPDKNQLLPNLYKRGCANVAGFPVGQVQAFQSSRGIVNGLKFICQGSCRWLLIRSSETEDIIRLYAEGCSNEEVKALLDGGLKEAIGYGL; via the coding sequence ATGAATATATTTTTCGGAACAGACGGATGGCGGGGCCGCCTCGGCGCGGTGATGAACGAGGAAAGCGTCACCGTGGTGGCGCAGGCCTTTGCTGATTATATAAACAGCCAGGGCTCGCAAGCGCCGGTTGCCATTGGTTATGATACAAGACTGGCGTCATCACTCTTCGCCCGTCGTTTTGCGGAAACACTGTCCGGCAATGGCATCAATGTGTTGTTGGCGGACAAAATAACGCCCACGCCCGTGCTTTCACACGCGGTGAAACATTATCATTGCGCGGCGGGCGTTATGATCACGGCGTCACACAATCCGCCAGAATACAATGGCATCAAGTTTAAATCCACCCACGGCGGCCCGTTTTCCACCGAGGAAACCAAGAAGGTAGAGTCATTATTATATGCCTCGCCGCGCAAACACTCGGACGAAAGAGTAAAGCAAGCGGATTTCCTGCCCGCATATATAGCCCGCTTGGGCGAGTTAATAGATTTCGACGCCATCCGCGGCGCGGCCCTGCCGGTGCTGGTTGACAGCATGGGCGGCGCGGGCACGACGCTCCTCGAAACAATACTGCGGCCGCTGGGTTGCGAAGTGCGAACTATTGACGGCACCCCGTCCGAAAACTTTCACGGACGGCTCGCCGAGCCGATAGAAAAAAATCTCGCCCCGCTCATGGAGGCGCTCGCGAACGGCGCTTATGCCCTGGGCGTCGCAACCGACGGCGATGCCGACCGCGTCGGAGCTTGTCTCGACAACGGCGGATGGCTCTCTGCGCAAAAGACGATTTTGCTGCTGGTTGATTATTTAAAACGAGTGAGAAAAGTTCCCGGAGGAATTATAAAGACAAGCTCCGTGTCGGATAAAATACGAGTCTGCTTTGCCTCGCCCGGCACACCGATTCATGAAGTGCAGGTGGGCTTCAAATATATTTCCGACGTGATGCTCCAGGAACAAATCGCCTTTGGCGGTGAGGAAAGCGGCGGCTTCGGCTATGGCATGCATCTCCCCGAACGGGACGGCATTTTCTCCGCCTTGATGTTGATCGAGATGCTGTCGAAATCGGGATTCCGGCGTCTGTCCGACTATGCAGCGGACGCAACCGCGCGCTTGGGCGAAATCTATTACGACAGAATTGACGTTCATTATGACAAGCCGGACAAAAACCAACTGCTCCCCAACCTGTATAAACGAGGCTGCGCAAACGTGGCCGGTTTTCCTGTCGGGCAAGTGCAGGCGTTTCAAAGCAGCAGGGGCATCGTCAACGGGTTGAAATTTATCTGTCAGGGCTCGTGCCGCTGGCTGCTGATACGAAGCTCGGAAACAGAGGATATTATTCGCCTGTATGCCGAGGGATGCTCGAACGAGGAAGTGAAGGCGCTGCTGGACGGAGGGCTGAAAGAAGCGATTGGTTACGGCTTGTAG
- a CDS encoding endonuclease/exonuclease/phosphatase family protein: protein MKKVIQVFVAAAIILQAANLCPASAPATSQKETKLRLCTFNIRGDKPSDGPNQWVHRKDWLCEIIRNNDFDIVGFQEAVLKQFEDILERVPHGFVGIRGLYNPIIYKTERFELLQTDTFWLSETMAPGSVGWDGKYDRYCTWARFKERKSGNVFLVFNTHFDHRGVNARTKAAELMIAQIKRIAKEGEPVFFCGDLNRRDTTEAYKLLAAVFNDTYITAPVKTGPMNTAHSWGRIEPIHRIDYIFVNNEVNVTDYHVIDDKRGDNLYPSDHYPVYINAIIGKKKP from the coding sequence ATGAAAAAAGTAATCCAAGTATTCGTCGCCGCGGCCATAATATTACAGGCGGCGAACCTCTGCCCGGCCAGCGCGCCGGCGACTTCGCAAAAAGAAACAAAACTCAGGTTATGCACATTCAACATTCGCGGCGACAAGCCCTCGGACGGACCGAATCAATGGGTTCACCGCAAGGACTGGCTTTGCGAAATCATCCGCAATAACGATTTTGATATTGTGGGCTTTCAGGAGGCCGTGCTGAAGCAGTTCGAGGACATACTGGAGCGGGTGCCCCACGGCTTTGTGGGAATACGCGGATTGTATAATCCCATTATATATAAAACCGAGCGATTCGAACTGTTGCAGACCGACACGTTCTGGCTGTCCGAAACGATGGCGCCCGGCTCGGTGGGATGGGACGGAAAATACGACCGCTATTGCACCTGGGCAAGATTCAAGGAGCGCAAGTCGGGCAATGTGTTTCTGGTGTTCAACACACATTTCGACCATCGCGGAGTGAACGCCCGGACCAAGGCGGCGGAGCTGATGATCGCGCAAATCAAACGCATCGCCAAGGAAGGCGAGCCGGTGTTCTTTTGCGGAGATTTGAACAGGCGCGACACGACGGAGGCCTACAAATTGCTGGCGGCTGTTTTTAACGACACCTACATCACCGCACCCGTTAAAACCGGGCCGATGAACACCGCGCACAGCTGGGGCAGAATAGAACCCATCCACCGAATCGATTATATTTTCGTGAACAACGAGGTGAATGTGACCGACTATCATGTGATCGACGACAAGCGCGGCGACAACTTGTATCCGTCGGACCATTATCCCGTGTATATAAACGCGATCATTGGAAAAAAGAAACCGTGA
- a CDS encoding glycoside hydrolase family 43 protein produces the protein MKLFSVFCILAAGFFTSLISECHAAGERSVRLADVRLRDCCVYADAKTRTYYLVSSTGRVGPNGRPAVVQYTSKNLVDWTGPRVVFEIPEGFWAMQGIWAPELHAYKGKYYLFLTFDTDDRLPEQWRDWLPRVKRGSQVLVADSPEGPFRAFGKKPNQSTLPSDMMTLDGTLWVEDGAPYMVFCHEWVQIKDGTVEYVRLTDDLSATVGEPRRLFNGSDAAWSKKSAQYGCHVTDGSWLHRTKSGKLLMLWSTGGEGGYTTGYAISDSGKLAGPWRQEQTPLFTDDGGHPMLFRRFDDGKLMMILHTPNKARTLSERAVIFEIEEEGDALRVGKRIE, from the coding sequence ATGAAACTGTTTTCCGTTTTTTGTATTTTGGCGGCGGGGTTTTTCACATCGCTGATTTCCGAGTGTCATGCCGCCGGGGAGCGGAGCGTGAGGCTGGCCGATGTGCGGTTGCGGGATTGTTGCGTGTATGCGGATGCGAAAACGCGGACGTATTATCTCGTCAGCTCCACGGGGCGGGTCGGGCCGAACGGGCGGCCGGCGGTTGTTCAATACACGAGCAAAAACCTTGTCGATTGGACGGGGCCTCGCGTGGTGTTTGAAATTCCCGAGGGCTTTTGGGCGATGCAGGGAATCTGGGCGCCGGAGTTGCACGCGTATAAGGGGAAGTATTATTTGTTTCTCACGTTCGACACGGACGACCGGCTGCCCGAGCAATGGCGCGACTGGCTGCCTCGCGTGAAACGCGGTTCGCAGGTGCTCGTGGCGGATTCGCCGGAGGGGCCGTTTCGTGCGTTCGGCAAAAAGCCAAATCAGTCCACGCTGCCGTCCGACATGATGACGCTCGACGGCACGCTTTGGGTTGAGGATGGCGCGCCTTACATGGTGTTTTGTCACGAGTGGGTGCAGATCAAGGATGGCACGGTGGAGTATGTGCGCCTGACGGATGATCTTTCCGCGACGGTCGGCGAGCCGAGGCGTTTGTTCAACGGCAGCGACGCGGCGTGGAGCAAAAAGTCCGCCCAATATGGCTGCCATGTGACCGACGGCTCATGGTTGCATCGCACGAAGTCGGGCAAGCTGCTCATGCTTTGGTCAACGGGCGGCGAGGGCGGTTACACGACGGGATACGCGATTTCGGATTCCGGGAAACTCGCCGGGCCGTGGCGTCAGGAGCAGACGCCGCTTTTCACGGACGATGGCGGGCATCCGATGCTGTTCCGCAGATTCGACGACGGAAAATTGATGATGATTTTGCACACGCCGAACAAGGCGCGGACGCTCAGCGAACGCGCGGTGATTTTTGAAATCGAGGAGGAGGGCGACGCGTTGCGTGTGGGGAAGCGGATCGAATAG
- a CDS encoding N-acetylmannosamine-6-phosphate 2-epimerase: protein MNNKLFDSLRGKLVVSCQAEEGSPFNTPEGVSAFAQSAVRGGAAGIRTCGIEKTACIVKNVTVPVIGLTKAYFPDGTVCITGAFEDVEQLVKAGASIVAVDGTSRARAGGLGGADYIRAIKQRHNIIIMADIATPEEALACHEAGADCVSTTLCGYTPDTLAFARGNRPAFDMLDKCLQVLPRDYPVFAEGRFNTPTDAQKAVELGAWAVVVGSAITRPHLITQWFVDAINEKGKDDGK, encoded by the coding sequence ATGAACAATAAACTGTTTGATTCCCTGCGGGGAAAACTGGTCGTTTCCTGCCAGGCCGAGGAAGGCTCGCCGTTTAACACGCCCGAGGGCGTAAGCGCCTTCGCGCAGTCGGCCGTCCGGGGCGGCGCAGCCGGGATTCGCACATGCGGCATTGAGAAAACGGCCTGCATTGTGAAGAATGTCACCGTTCCGGTCATCGGACTGACCAAGGCGTATTTTCCCGACGGCACAGTGTGCATCACAGGTGCCTTTGAGGACGTGGAGCAGCTAGTCAAAGCCGGCGCCTCAATCGTGGCGGTTGACGGCACCAGTCGCGCAAGGGCGGGCGGACTGGGCGGAGCGGACTATATTCGCGCCATCAAACAGCGGCATAATATTATAATCATGGCCGACATTGCCACGCCCGAAGAGGCGCTTGCCTGCCATGAGGCGGGCGCGGATTGCGTTTCCACGACGCTCTGCGGCTACACTCCCGACACTCTCGCATTTGCCAGGGGAAACCGCCCGGCGTTCGACATGCTGGACAAGTGCCTTCAAGTTTTGCCAAGGGATTATCCTGTTTTTGCCGAGGGACGTTTTAACACGCCCACCGACGCGCAAAAGGCCGTCGAACTCGGCGCATGGGCGGTGGTTGTCGGCTCGGCAATCACCCGTCCGCACCTGATTACACAGTGGTTTGTGGACGCCATTAACGAAAAGGGAAAGGATGACGGGAAATGA
- a CDS encoding MFS transporter has product MKKHNFQKWGVFTAATIGYGLYYVCRLSLNVVKKPMVDDGYLTETQLGIIGSALFFSYAVGKFINGFLADRINVRYFMAGSLLVAVGVNFLLGFAIPFWALVILWGLNGWFQSAGGPCSVIALNNWFSSKQRGTVYGFWSASHNIGEAATYILAAVVVGALGWQYGFWSAACMGAFGVVFIFVFLKPSPPEKESVSSVQTEAPKAEKSSVKKLQIEVIKNPIIWLLALASGVMYICRYAVNSWGIYYFAAEKSYTLVEAGSLISVSAICGTVGTIFSGWISDRFFNAKRLPLAWMASLTNLIAIALFMFAPHSTVIDIVSMVLFGVSIGVLISFMGGLIAMDLAPKGAVGAAVGIIGLGNYIGAGMQEILSGYLIESNKTIVDGQTVYDFSHIRIFWVAAALISLSLISVIWKKTSQQKQANN; this is encoded by the coding sequence ATGAAGAAACATAATTTTCAAAAATGGGGAGTCTTTACCGCGGCGACAATCGGCTACGGATTATACTATGTCTGCCGGCTGAGCCTGAATGTTGTAAAGAAGCCGATGGTGGATGACGGTTACCTGACGGAAACGCAGTTGGGCATCATCGGGTCGGCGTTGTTTTTCTCCTATGCGGTGGGAAAGTTTATCAACGGGTTTCTCGCCGATCGCATCAACGTGCGCTATTTCATGGCGGGCAGCCTGCTCGTCGCCGTGGGGGTCAACTTCCTTCTGGGTTTCGCCATTCCCTTCTGGGCGCTTGTTATTCTTTGGGGACTGAACGGCTGGTTTCAATCGGCGGGCGGCCCGTGCAGTGTCATTGCGCTGAACAATTGGTTTTCGAGCAAACAACGCGGAACCGTGTATGGGTTTTGGAGCGCGAGCCACAACATAGGCGAGGCGGCGACTTATATACTGGCGGCCGTCGTGGTCGGCGCATTGGGCTGGCAATACGGTTTTTGGAGCGCGGCGTGCATGGGCGCGTTCGGCGTGGTTTTTATATTTGTATTCCTAAAACCGTCCCCGCCTGAAAAAGAGTCTGTTTCGTCCGTGCAAACAGAAGCGCCAAAAGCGGAGAAAAGCTCCGTCAAGAAACTGCAAATAGAGGTAATCAAAAACCCCATTATCTGGCTGCTGGCCCTGGCAAGCGGAGTGATGTATATTTGCCGTTACGCGGTAAACAGCTGGGGCATTTATTATTTTGCCGCGGAAAAATCATACACACTGGTCGAGGCGGGCTCGTTGATATCGGTCAGCGCGATCTGCGGAACAGTCGGAACCATATTTTCAGGCTGGATTTCCGACCGCTTTTTCAACGCAAAACGCCTGCCCCTCGCGTGGATGGCGAGCCTCACCAATCTGATCGCGATCGCCCTGTTTATGTTCGCCCCGCACAGCACGGTGATCGACATCGTGAGCATGGTTTTGTTCGGCGTGTCGATTGGCGTGTTGATCAGTTTCATGGGCGGGTTGATCGCCATGGACCTGGCGCCGAAGGGCGCTGTCGGCGCCGCGGTGGGCATTATCGGGCTGGGCAATTATATCGGCGCGGGAATGCAGGAAATACTCAGCGGCTACCTGATTGAATCGAACAAAACGATCGTTGACGGCCAGACAGTTTACGACTTCTCGCACATTCGCATCTTTTGGGTGGCCGCGGCGCTTATATCCCTGAGCTTGATTTCAGTCATCTGGAAAAAGACGTCTCAACAGAAGCAAGCGAACAATTAA
- a CDS encoding ExbD/TolR family protein: protein MNLDDFGDVNRINAPIEERRDGARFNLTAMISVLMFLLVTFVMFSLALTNVGKMDVNIAGGCGGCGSHDPLVVQVSENTTVYINREPYDISDLPQKIASYKEECARTGHVPRVLVSGDDRARYALLARAIDHVKTAGIEHMVLESTYRMTGR, encoded by the coding sequence ATGAATCTCGACGATTTTGGTGATGTGAACAGAATTAACGCCCCGATTGAGGAAAGACGGGACGGTGCGCGTTTTAATCTGACAGCGATGATAAGCGTGCTGATGTTTCTGCTCGTGACGTTTGTAATGTTTTCGCTGGCGTTGACGAACGTGGGGAAAATGGATGTCAACATTGCAGGTGGATGTGGCGGATGCGGGAGTCACGATCCGCTGGTTGTTCAGGTTTCTGAAAACACAACAGTTTATATAAATAGGGAGCCTTACGATATCAGCGATCTCCCTCAGAAGATTGCTTCATACAAAGAGGAGTGCGCGCGCACGGGACATGTTCCGCGTGTGCTTGTGAGCGGTGATGATCGCGCCCGATATGCCTTGTTGGCGAGGGCGATTGATCATGTGAAAACTGCCGGGATAGAACACATGGTGCTGGAAAGCACCTACCGCATGACGGGGCGCTGA
- a CDS encoding UDP-glucuronic acid decarboxylase family protein, translated as MRILVTGGAGFLGSNLCTRLINDGHEVVCLDNFFTGRKANIAHLLGNPRFELVRHDVIDPFKFEVDQIYNLACPASPPHYQYNPIKTTKTSVMGAINCLGLAKRVKARVFQASTSEVYGDPQVHPQPEEYWGNVNPIGKRSCYDEGKRCAETLFFDYHRENKVDIRVIRIFNTYGPHMLSNDGRVVSNFIVQALSGEDITIYGDGSQTRSFCYVDDLIEGFVRFMDQTEIVGPMNCGNPGEFTMLQLAEAVLREVGGKSKIVHKPLPADDPKQRKPDISLARRVLKWEPQIPLEEGLRRTIAYFRTQA; from the coding sequence ATGCGCATTCTAGTTACAGGCGGAGCCGGTTTTCTCGGCTCGAATCTTTGCACCCGTCTAATCAACGACGGACATGAGGTGGTCTGCCTCGATAATTTTTTTACGGGACGAAAAGCCAACATCGCCCATCTGCTCGGCAATCCGCGCTTCGAGCTCGTGCGGCACGACGTGATCGACCCGTTCAAGTTTGAGGTCGACCAAATCTACAACCTCGCATGCCCGGCGTCGCCGCCGCACTACCAATACAATCCGATCAAGACCACAAAGACGTCGGTGATGGGCGCGATTAACTGCCTCGGTCTGGCCAAGCGCGTGAAGGCGCGGGTGTTTCAGGCGAGCACATCCGAGGTTTACGGCGACCCGCAGGTGCATCCGCAGCCCGAGGAATATTGGGGCAATGTCAACCCGATCGGAAAACGCTCGTGTTATGACGAGGGCAAGCGTTGCGCCGAGACGCTGTTTTTTGATTACCACCGCGAGAACAAGGTCGATATCCGCGTCATTCGCATCTTCAACACCTACGGTCCGCACATGCTTTCGAACGACGGTCGCGTCGTGTCCAATTTCATCGTGCAAGCGCTCAGCGGCGAGGACATCACGATCTACGGCGACGGTTCGCAAACGCGTTCGTTTTGCTACGTGGACGACCTGATCGAGGGCTTTGTGCGCTTCATGGACCAGACGGAAATCGTCGGTCCGATGAATTGTGGAAATCCGGGCGAGTTCACGATGCTGCAGCTCGCCGAGGCGGTGCTGCGCGAGGTCGGCGGAAAATCAAAAATCGTGCACAAGCCGCTTCCGGCGGATGACCCGAAGCAGCGCAAGCCGGACATCTCGCTCGCGCGCCGCGTGTTGAAATGGGAGCCGCAGATTCCGCTCGAGGAAGGCTTGCGGCGCACGATCGCGTATTTCCGCACACAGGCTTGA
- a CDS encoding alpha-galactosidase, which yields MKKITLGLISCLLLSGVAMAQKTATPRIVKIDTESLSLVMGVNKEGDLLFHHFGPKIEDATPFLQKGEYRREPTYEMAYLSSGGRNIREPALRVTHANGDINTELVYVSHKETAAGASGARTLEVLLRDKVNPLEVTLIVKAWQKENVISEHVVIRNAGAKPVTLHNYYSAYMPLKANKYYLNHFYGAWAREMMLAETQLTAGIKTVESKRGARATRCENPSFLLALDTPLAENSGNVIGGALAWSGNWKLNFEIDEFAILNISAGISPFASDYTLPAGATFETPEMIFTYSTAGAGGVSRNLHDWARNHRVYDVQTIRPTLLNSWEGAYFTFDEKTLTDMIDDAAEMGLEMFVLDDGWFGNKYPRDNNKTALGDWQVNKKKLPRGIGYLADYTVSKGLKFGIWIEPEMVSPKSELAEKHPDWIVKGKGREIPTMRYQWLLDLTNPEVQDFVFSVFDETMKLSPNISYIKWDANRHVENAGSAYLDDDKQSHFWVEYTRGLYKVYERVRAKYPNVIVQACASGGGRVDYGALKYHQEVWTSDNTDAISRVRIQYGTNLIYPSLVTGSHVSQVPNHQTNNVTPLKFRFDLAMTGRFGMELQPKDMNEADKEFAKMAIANYKNIRDIVMQGDLYRINSPYDSSGLYSLMYVSKDKTRAVMSAFCIDYRNIMPTFKLNGLDPAKRYKVTELNEKKSKFWANGKTFTGEFLINGGLNPA from the coding sequence ATGAAGAAAATCACCCTTGGACTCATCAGCTGCCTGCTCCTTTCCGGAGTCGCAATGGCGCAAAAAACCGCAACGCCCCGGATCGTGAAAATCGACACCGAGAGCCTTTCCCTGGTCATGGGCGTGAACAAGGAGGGCGACCTGCTCTTCCATCACTTCGGACCGAAAATCGAGGACGCTACACCCTTCCTCCAAAAAGGCGAATACCGCCGCGAGCCGACCTACGAGATGGCCTACCTCTCCTCCGGCGGACGCAACATCCGCGAACCCGCGCTGCGCGTCACGCACGCCAACGGCGACATCAACACCGAGCTCGTTTACGTGAGCCACAAGGAAACCGCCGCCGGCGCTTCCGGCGCGCGCACGCTCGAGGTCCTGCTCCGCGACAAGGTCAACCCGCTCGAAGTCACGCTCATCGTCAAGGCCTGGCAAAAGGAAAACGTCATCAGCGAGCACGTCGTCATCCGCAACGCCGGGGCCAAGCCCGTGACGCTGCACAACTACTACTCCGCCTACATGCCCCTGAAGGCGAACAAGTATTACCTCAACCATTTCTACGGCGCCTGGGCGCGCGAGATGATGCTCGCCGAAACCCAGCTCACCGCCGGAATCAAGACCGTGGAAAGCAAGCGGGGCGCTCGCGCCACCCGCTGCGAAAACCCGTCCTTCCTGCTCGCCCTCGACACCCCGCTCGCAGAAAACAGCGGCAACGTAATCGGCGGCGCGCTCGCGTGGAGCGGCAACTGGAAACTGAATTTCGAAATCGACGAGTTTGCCATTCTCAACATCAGCGCGGGCATCAGCCCCTTCGCCAGTGACTACACGCTGCCCGCCGGCGCCACCTTCGAGACGCCCGAGATGATCTTCACCTACTCGACCGCCGGCGCCGGGGGCGTCTCCCGCAACCTCCACGACTGGGCGCGCAACCACCGCGTCTACGACGTGCAAACCATCCGCCCCACCCTCCTCAACAGCTGGGAGGGCGCCTACTTCACCTTCGACGAAAAAACGCTCACCGACATGATCGACGACGCCGCCGAAATGGGACTCGAAATGTTCGTGCTCGACGACGGCTGGTTCGGCAACAAATACCCGCGCGACAACAACAAGACCGCCCTCGGCGACTGGCAGGTGAACAAGAAAAAACTCCCCCGCGGCATCGGCTACCTCGCCGACTACACCGTTTCCAAGGGCCTGAAATTCGGCATCTGGATCGAACCCGAAATGGTGAGCCCCAAGAGCGAACTCGCCGAAAAACACCCCGACTGGATCGTCAAGGGCAAGGGCCGCGAAATCCCCACGATGCGCTACCAATGGCTCCTCGACCTCACCAACCCCGAGGTGCAGGACTTCGTCTTCAGCGTCTTCGATGAAACGATGAAACTCTCCCCCAACATCAGCTACATCAAGTGGGACGCCAACCGCCACGTCGAGAACGCCGGCTCCGCCTACCTCGACGACGATAAACAATCGCACTTCTGGGTCGAATACACCCGCGGCCTCTACAAAGTCTACGAACGCGTGCGCGCGAAATACCCCAACGTCATCGTGCAAGCCTGCGCCTCCGGCGGCGGCCGCGTTGACTACGGCGCGCTGAAATACCACCAGGAAGTCTGGACCAGCGACAACACCGACGCCATCAGCCGCGTGCGCATCCAGTATGGCACAAACCTCATCTACCCCTCGCTCGTGACCGGCTCGCACGTCTCGCAAGTCCCCAACCACCAGACGAACAACGTCACCCCGCTGAAGTTCCGCTTCGACCTCGCCATGACGGGCCGCTTCGGAATGGAACTCCAGCCCAAGGACATGAACGAGGCGGACAAGGAGTTCGCGAAAATGGCTATCGCCAACTACAAAAACATCCGCGACATCGTCATGCAAGGCGACCTCTACCGCATCAACAGCCCCTACGACAGCTCCGGCCTCTATTCGCTCATGTATGTGAGCAAGGACAAAACCCGCGCCGTCATGTCCGCCTTCTGCATCGACTACCGCAACATCATGCCCACCTTCAAACTCAACGGCCTCGATCCGGCAAAACGCTACAAGGTGACCGAGTTGAACGAGAAAAAGTCAAAATTCTGGGCGAACGGAAAAACCTTCACCGGCGAGTTCCTTATCAACGGCGGCCTCAACCCCGCCTGA
- a CDS encoding acetylxylan esterase translates to MNTVARRIARLCAFATLALLAARAIALPPPEKLPASPTPPDPLVITDGPRITTAKDWHAKRAPGLRALFQNYEYGLRPREVAPVATIIREDKNALGGKATLREISVDTTLAANPVHLLVIVPNKQTRPAPCFLGMSFQPVYTLLADPLIKMPADGSEGKRGSRASRWPVEQIIDRGYALACFFNGDIMVDSPAPAKEALKRFAKAAGVNPDAPNAPGTIMAWAWGYSRMFDCLKDIPGIDTRRVAIVGHSRNGKAALLAAAFDERFALVIPNQAGCGGTAPSRVSADDAKPGPKGRPRVETVAAITSRFPHWFCQNFSTFAGAPEKLPFDQHALIALCAPRPVLISCATKDVWANPPGQLAMLRAADPVYQLVAKEGLRAGVTEMPATGKLIDSRLGFFIREGKHDMTHEDWRAWLDYADKWLR, encoded by the coding sequence ATGAACACTGTTGCCCGACGCATCGCGCGCCTTTGCGCGTTTGCCACCCTCGCGCTCCTCGCCGCGCGCGCCATCGCGCTTCCCCCGCCTGAAAAACTCCCCGCCTCGCCAACGCCGCCCGACCCGCTTGTCATAACCGACGGCCCGCGCATCACGACCGCGAAGGACTGGCACGCCAAGCGCGCGCCCGGTCTTCGCGCCCTGTTTCAAAACTACGAATACGGCCTGCGCCCCAGGGAAGTCGCGCCCGTCGCCACCATTATCCGCGAGGACAAAAACGCGCTCGGCGGCAAGGCCACGCTCCGCGAAATCTCGGTCGACACCACACTCGCCGCCAACCCCGTCCACCTGCTCGTCATCGTGCCCAACAAACAAACGCGCCCCGCTCCGTGTTTTCTCGGCATGAGCTTCCAGCCCGTTTACACACTCCTCGCCGATCCGCTCATCAAAATGCCGGCCGACGGCTCGGAGGGAAAACGCGGCTCGCGAGCCTCCAGGTGGCCCGTCGAGCAGATCATCGACCGCGGTTACGCCCTCGCCTGTTTCTTCAACGGCGACATCATGGTCGACTCACCCGCACCCGCAAAAGAAGCGCTCAAGCGCTTCGCCAAGGCCGCCGGTGTCAACCCCGACGCGCCCAACGCCCCCGGCACAATCATGGCGTGGGCGTGGGGTTACTCGCGCATGTTTGACTGCCTGAAAGACATTCCCGGAATCGACACGCGCCGCGTCGCCATCGTGGGCCATTCGCGCAACGGCAAGGCCGCGCTCCTCGCCGCCGCGTTCGACGAACGCTTCGCGCTCGTCATCCCCAACCAGGCCGGTTGCGGCGGCACCGCGCCCAGCCGCGTGTCAGCCGACGACGCCAAGCCCGGCCCCAAGGGCCGCCCCCGCGTGGAAACCGTCGCCGCGATCACCTCGCGTTTCCCGCACTGGTTCTGCCAAAACTTTTCCACGTTCGCCGGGGCGCCCGAAAAACTGCCCTTCGACCAGCACGCACTCATCGCGCTCTGCGCGCCGCGCCCCGTGCTCATTTCTTGCGCGACCAAGGACGTGTGGGCAAACCCGCCCGGCCAGCTCGCCATGCTCCGCGCCGCCGATCCCGTTTACCAACTCGTCGCAAAAGAAGGCCTGCGCGCCGGTGTCACCGAAATGCCCGCCACGGGAAAACTGATCGACTCGCGCCTCGGATTTTTCATCCGCGAGGGCAAGCACGACATGACGCACGAGGACTGGCGCGCCTGGCTCGACTACGCCGACAAGTGGTTGCGCTGA